AGATCCTTGTCAAGGTAACTGCATTTGAACACTGTTTGTATAAAATTCCATTGTTGTAACGCACGTCATTGTTCACATCCAAAAACAAAATTGGAAATTGGTTGAGGTGAGCAATTTTCCCTCTCTCCCCCTtaaatatacataattatatataattatggtcggCATTGTGAACAGTACAATTAACGCCTTATCCCATCTTCTTTACCCTCAGGGCAAGAAGTTGAACAAGACCGTGGAGGAGGCTGATGACGACGAAGGTGAAGTTACTGATGAGGACGAGGCTGAAGAAATAGACCAGACTCACAAAGTCGAACCTGAGGTAAGTTGTGTACTTGTTATTTTTAAAAGAGCAACCCTCGTTTTAGGCTTATGATTAGCAATTTGTAAGGCTATCCGAGACACTCTCTACAGTAGCATTTTCTGAAACCTTTTTCTTCGCTGATGCAGTACAAAGGGAAAAATCTTATAATACCTGCCTTTGCTTGCAAAGGTCATCGTACAATTACTGACGTACATGTAGTCGACTGCTTGTTGGTTATAGGCTCTGTATCTACCCCTATAGGCCAAGCCAGAGGAGGACAAGCCAGCTGAGGACAAACCAGCTGAGGACAAACCAGCTGAGGACAAGCCAGCCGAGGATAAGCCAGCTGAGGACAAACCAGCTGAAGATAAGCCAGCTGAGGACAAACCAGCTGAGGACAAACCAGCCGAGGACAAACCAGCCGAGGACAAACCAGCTGAAGACAAACCAGCCGAAGACAAACCAGCTGAGGACAAGCCAGCCGAGGACAAACCAGCCGAAGACAAACCAGCTGCTTCAGGAGAAGATGCAACAGATGGCGCCAAAGGAGGTAAGTAGTCCCCTTACATACATGACATGGTATAAGTGACATTGTCTTTATCTTTGTATCCACAGATGCTACCCCCCGCAAGCAGCGCTCGGTGAGCTTCAGGTCTCGCCAGAGGAAGACTACTGTGACTCAGAAGCCAAAGAAGAAGATCAAGCTCAACTCTAAGCTGTCTAAGTGTGTCAACTATGTCCAGTCTGTTCACTTCCCTGGCATCGAGGGATATGATGGAGGTGGGCGTGGTCTGTGAGATGAGAGGGAGGGAATGAGATTGCTGTTTCACATattgtatatattattattattgtctctACGCCGTTACAGTACAAataatgtaccgtatatgtatgtatacatgttcaAAGACAGTAATCCTTGATGGTAATTCCATGTACATAACCGACAAGGACTTAAAACGTTGGTGTGTTTTCACCGATTGATAACTATCCATCTCTTTCCTCGACAGTGAGCCCCGCTCCCGGCAAGTGTTGGCAGATGAGCTCGTTCGGAGAGAGCACTGCCACAAAGTTGAGCAAAGAGAGTGCAGTGAGGTACGTCACCTACAACAAGGTCCAAGTCAGCCGCACATACCCTAAGGGCTCTCGTGTCGACTCCTCCAACTATGACCCCACCCCTATGTGGAACGCTGGATGCCAGATTGGTGCGTGATGTTTTGTTTCGTTTGCAAATGTTGCGCgtgtctgtatgtacatgtacatgtagcttcacTTGCTATATTTGTTAGCGACctattataccgtattactgtATGTTGGAAAAACTTGTTGTGGCAATACATTGGCTTTGGGACTTTTAGTTGGTAGCGTGGCCGAGCGGTCTAAGGCGCTGGTTTAAGGCACCAGTCATTTCGATGGTGTGGGTTCGAATCCCACCGCTGCCACTTTTTTCATAGGCAATGTACATAATGTATGTCATTGTTTTATGTAGTCCCTCTCCCCCTCCAGTTGCCCTAAACTACCAGACTCCTGGCAAGGCCATGGACCTCAACGAGGGCAAGTTCCGAGAcaatggtgggtgtggctacctCCTCAAGCCAGCCATCATGAGAGAAGGTGAGAACGCTAGCCGTGGGTACAGTTTGTTAGTGACACATTGTGGGAGCTATCTCCAGGTGTGAAATTTGGATGAAAAATTAGATGAACCAGTCAGTCctagactataataataaattgaAGTGTAAGGGACTTTGCTGTAATAAGTGTGTATATTTATTGTCCACGTAGACTTGTCACGATTTGACCACAATCAGCGTAGCGTGCACTTCTCTGGCTTCACCCCCAAAGTCATCACAGTGAAGGTACATACCAGTGCACAGGTGCTGGTGCTGAAGATATAGAACAAATATCAGCGTGGTTATATAAACATTTTTGGTCTTTAATTTCTGAGTAACAAATTTTTTGCCTATTGGTCTCTTGAGCTGTTTTTAGCTGTAACATTCCATAGCACTGTATTTTTTATTGCTGACCAATTGTGTTGATACGCTTTGTGTGCATGTCAAAATCATACTACATTGGGCCTATCGAACTATAATTGTGTacaaatgataattatttttgtatgtGGTATACTACAGTGATTAAGTAGGCATTATTGCCATCTAGCTGTTACTGCTATAGATGTGACACAATCTCCCCCTTCCCAGGTGATCAGTGGCCAGAAGTTGCCCAAGCCGGGTGACAAAAAGGGAGAAATCATCGACCCCTACGTCGTACTGCAGGTGGTGGGGGCGGAGTGTGACAACCAGAAGTTCAGGTCCAAAACTGTCAATGATAacggtgtgtgttgtgtgtacattaaGTGTGTAAGGTGTGTGGGGAGCATGGAGGAACTGCGTGGGTGGCCTGAAGTACTCTTTATACTTCATGTCTTTCAAACTTTTATAGTTCCTTGTATTGTGTCCATGGTGTAATACACGTACTGCACTGTTGTCTACATGGAAGTAGAAATTTGTGGGATATATACTTGGTCTATTGACATAATTACTGTATGAAAGGAACATCTGTAGTGTGGGTTTGTAGGCATTGAAAGAAACACACGTACCATAGAAATGAGGGGTATAAGGTCACAGTACGATGGTGTTGATCGTAAACTtaataatcatgcatgtacatttacatgtgtacatgaaagtggtgtgtgtgagtgggtatTGAGGGGTAACACATATTAGCGTGGTTTGCATGGATTTTGTGGTAACACAATACAGAAGAAATGTTTGTtttttaattattgtgtcCTCATTCTATTCCGACAGGATTCAATCCCAGGTGGTCAGACCAGAGCTTCCAGATGCAAGTCCGTTTCCCAGAACTAGCTGTGCTCAGGGTTAAAGTGATGGACGAGGATTGGGGTCCAAATGCTGATGATTTCATTGGCTCGTACACCCTCCCCCTCAATTGCCTGGTGCCCGGCTATCGTCATGTCCACCTCACTAAGAGCGGACTCAAGATGGAGAGTGGGTCGCTGTTCCTACACATCCAGATCCAGGACTACGTTGCCCCACACAGAGCATTTGTGAGTGCTTGTCTCTAGAAAGAAACTGTTTGTCTTACAccccttttcacctcacttgaattTGTTTTTTAAAGCAAAAACGCATAAATGCTACACTAATTGTCATCAAGTGTGTAGAAtaagtgtacagagcctatggtgtggtcccactgtgcacactgtagtACTAGTACTTAGTGGTTTATGGACGGCCACCTGGGTCAAAAATAGAGTATCAGCATCAAGGACCAGACTGTCagcaatcagtgattccaGGAAATCCATGTACTAGCAATCAGTGATATTCTAGGAAATGGATGTActagcaatcagtgattccaGGAAATGATCCCAGTAAATctagcaatcagtgattcTAGGAAATCCATGTATTagcaatcagtgattccaGGAAATCCAATCAGTGATTCCAGGAAATCATCCCAGTAAATGGTCCAGCAATCAGTCATTCTAGGAAATGGATGGGCCTGCAATTGATTACCAGTACAGTACTGTGATCCTATAATCATGCACACCTGCACAGTTCTGTGATCCTGTAATCGATGCACACCTGCACGGCAGTGGCTATATCCCTTTActggtcaaattgttgtaaatttacaacaacaatctgggagggagcgtgttatcaacttgtgaatgttgcatgatattggattctgtggcagattggatagtgTCATGAATccgattatcctttgaagttctgctgagctgttcaattaggacacttaaaaaaaaataaaaaagtaAAATAAAAAaggtttaaaacaagctatacagcatgtaggactgagtagtatccattggtagaccctctggactatcttggtagccatagaatattttcgaagaggaagcagcaagccatttgtgtacacaggcacttcactagtggacacaagctctacaatagtctacatgcttgctaagcagcttagttgaccagagtgcagcttttaaaggccacacatacttccatcgaggcagcagcaaggcataaaatcgatggttagtttgtgcacaaccattgacccacgcccatctctacaagccatagccacttcattgggggcggcgataacatcaagctaattaattttggtgggttgggctcagatgcaaactgGAACTCAGAACTCTGCATGAGGCCCGGCCCATGACTGGAGGAGCACCGATTACCTGAAATCACTGGTTTGCTGGGTGCATGCATCAGTTACCTGGAATCAGTTGCTAGCGCATCGATTCACTAGGTCTAGATGTTGCAGCCCCCACCCATTTCCTAGCATCACTGATTGCTAGTACATGGATTTCCTACAATTACTGATTGCTAGTACATTGATTTCCTACAATCACTGATTGCTATTACATCGATTTCCtggaatcactgattgctGACAGTCTGGTCCTTGATGCTGATACTCTATTTTTGACCCAGGTGGCGTTCCATAGTGGTTGGCTATGTGTTTCTGATGGTTAtggtttgcatttcaagtgagATGAAAAGATTTCTGCAGTATTCACCTAGTTGTGCCTGTGACATGTATTGTTGTTACCTTGTGTTTTACTGTAGGGCAAGACCAAGACTACTCTGAAGCTCAAGAAATCCAGAGAGGTTAGTCTAAGATTTTAGAATGAATCTTCCATGCCTCATGTTTGACAATGTACATTTACAGCTAgcttatgtacatgtatacagcttgTAATCATTCAATCATAAATGTCCGTCTTTCAGTACCCTGAACACCACCAAGTTGGCCACCAAGGCATTGACCTTCATTTCCGCAACATCCCCGCTGTCTTGCACAGAGCAGTGGACATGAGAGAGGACTTCACCTTTTACCTTCTCCACTTCAAGGAGCTGGTCGGCCATGGACCTCAGGCTTCTCTCAGTGACTGTGTAGAGCTGCTTGCTGCCAGGGCAACCAGTGCAGGTCTCAGCTTGTGTCTACAGGAGCAGGGAGAGGTGAGCTGTCTGTTATGTACTGTTTCGTTTTGAGTCATTATACCTTcggatacatgtacatgtatgctgcaTAGTGTAGCTGCAACAAAATAtttaactgcatgtgtgtgcatgcatatattatGTGGTATTATGTAATGTAGGTATATATTGGCAGTAGACAGTGACTAATGCTCTTAACTTAATTAAGGTGAAAGCTAGTACCTTGTTTTCTGTTGGAATTCCTAGTACTGTGGGGGTCTGTATAGGTGATTGATAGGGAATGGAATTATTCTGGTGTATATCCAGTTTTGGTTATGATTGGGACATTAAGTTGGAAGCTTACTTAGGGTTAGGCAGTAGACAGTGACTAATGCTCTTAACTTAATTGAGGTGAAAGCTAGTACCTTGTTTTCTGTTAGAATTCCTAGTACTGTGGGGGTCTGTGTATAGGTGATTGATGGGAATGGAATTATTCTCTGTGTATATAGAGTTTTGGTTATGATTGGGACATTAGTTGGAAGCATACTTAGGGTAATAGATGTCTAAAATGCGGTTATGATTGGGACATTAGTTGGAAGCATACTTAGGGATGTCTATGATTGGGACATTAGTTGGAAGCATACTTAGGGATGTCTAAAATGCGGTTATGATTGGGACATTAGTTGGAAGCATACTTAGGGTAATATTGGAAGCATACTTAGGGTAATAGATGTCTATGGCATTTTAGTAGTTTTGATTGCTAAAATGTTACTGTTCTCGCCTTAATTGGTGTTGGTTGTGacacatgtgtgtatacagttgAATTCTcctggcaataattatttattccTTTACTTCAGAGTGAAGAGACCAGGGTGTATCAAATGAGTATGGTCTCGGGAGTAGTGCCAGCGTCAATACAGCCCATGTTGGATACATTCAACCAACTCAACTCATCCATTCAGGCACTCATCGTGCATGGTCAGCCCACTATCAACGAGGTACATACAGTAGTAGCTAGGTCACATGATCAATGTCTGTAGTTGTAATTATACCAGCTGTCACACATTTCATTCGAGTATATACATACAAGCAGGAGTGTAtatcttcatacactcctgatacaagtacatacactgtatgtCCCTGCTAACATAGGTCAAAGTACGTAACTCCTGCACGAGATAACTCTCAACGTGTAGGAACAATGTTCACACTTATTGAGCTTCGTTGGTCCTCATATTCCTTGTGACTCATAGTGgtattaattatacttttGTATTACTCTTGTACAGCTTCAGGTCATCCACAAGGAGGCCAAGGAACAGGAGGATGCCCTGAGGCAGCACATCAATGACACTCCCCCCAAGAGACCTGACCTCgtacgtacagtatacatgAATTAGTGATTTGCCATGCTGCCCCTATGGTGTGTGCATACTGGCATACCGATGACACGCTTTGAATCTTTGTTTtgtggtgtgtgcaggtgTTGGACCAGTATGCTCGTACCATGTTCACTGTGTCCACTGAAGCTGAACGACTGACAGCTGCCAAAGAACAGGCTGCTGACACACTGAAGAAGGTGGGTCTatctacgtgtgtgtgtgtgttttcagtGGTGTCTGAACAgatgtgtgtatatgcatgcatgatgtgtGTGGTTGTTTATAGGA
The Halichondria panicea chromosome 11, odHalPani1.1, whole genome shotgun sequence DNA segment above includes these coding regions:
- the LOC135343802 gene encoding 1-phosphatidylinositol 4,5-bisphosphate phosphodiesterase delta-1-like isoform X3 is translated as MATHSDNPSTYGSYIRLCQVGSDMTKVKKSKGFPRQYKLEKDLLSIVWDSKHKALSKAKIAVTNITEVRGGRSTDSFKISKDTHPEDVCFSIIYKDAGNNLKTLDLAALTVADRTAWVEGLKAILRQTSSSDKGDERSKVRERWLKDLFDRADKDNSGTLDLKEVLRLMNELNVGVSQKQLKKQFKAADTEGASEGDQLDGKLNFDEFCTLFKDLSARPELRMLFNKYSSKMEWLTVKDLQKFLQLEQGADNPSLEFCTQLVQKYEPTDEGKAQGFMSMDGFSQFMLGPENDIINVDRCSIIYQDMTQPLSHYYIASSHNTYLLEDQLKGPSSCEAYVRALRKGCRCVELDCWDGPDGEPIIYHGYTLTSKIPFNEVIEAVRDHAFVASTYPVILSIENHCSVPQQARMAEIMKEILGDTLYDDARDESRTILPSPEDLRRKILVKGKKLNKTVEEADDDEGEVTDEDEAEEIDQTHKVEPEAKPEEDKPAEDKPAEDKPAEDKPAEDKPAEDKPAEDKPAEDKPAEDKPAEDKPAEDKPAEDKPAEDKPAEDKPAEDKPAEDKPAASGEDATDGAKGDATPRKQRSVSFRSRQRKTTVTQKPKKKIKLNSKLSKCVNYVQSVHFPGIEGYDGVSPAPGKCWQMSSFGESTATKLSKESAVRYVTYNKVQVSRTYPKGSRVDSSNYDPTPMWNAGCQIVALNYQTPGKAMDLNEGKFRDNGGCGYLLKPAIMREDLSRFDHNQRSVHFSGFTPKVITVKVISGQKLPKPGDKKGEIIDPYVVLQVVGAECDNQKFRSKTVNDNGFNPRWSDQSFQMQVRFPELAVLRVKVMDEDWGPNADDFIGSYTLPLNCLVPGYRHVHLTKSGLKMESGSLFLHIQIQDYVAPHRAFGKTKTTLKLKKSREYPEHHQVGHQGIDLHFRNIPAVLHRAVDMREDFTFYLLHFKELVGHGPQASLSDCVELLAARATSAGLSLCLQEQGESEETRVYQMSMVSGVVPASIQPMLDTFNQLNSSIQALIVHGQPTINELQVIHKEAKEQEDALRQHINDTPPKRPDLVLDQYARTMFTVSTEAERLTAAKEQAADTLKKLFGAATSAGIALKPTQ